In Gammaproteobacteria bacterium, a single genomic region encodes these proteins:
- a CDS encoding outer membrane protein assembly factor BamD — MIPGLLAVLLAGCATSGDNGPETDAARLYQLGKEALREGYYETAIKHFEDLAARYPFGDAAAQAQLDLAYAYYKYDQPEQAISTADSFIKTYPRHPDVDYAYYLRGLANFGQTSAILDSIARIDPSRRDPRAALESFQHFAELVKRYPDSRYAPDAVQRMVHLKNYLAKHEMFVADYYMQRGAWVAAANRARYVIETYPQTGSVPHALAVMAEAYDRLGLDDLAAGARRVLELNPPAEAGQDG, encoded by the coding sequence CTGATCCCCGGACTGCTCGCCGTGCTGCTCGCCGGCTGCGCCACCTCGGGCGACAACGGGCCGGAGACCGACGCCGCGCGGCTCTACCAGCTCGGCAAGGAGGCGCTGCGCGAGGGCTACTACGAGACCGCGATCAAGCATTTCGAGGATCTGGCGGCGCGTTACCCCTTCGGCGACGCCGCCGCGCAGGCGCAGCTCGACCTCGCCTACGCCTATTACAAGTACGACCAGCCCGAGCAGGCGATCAGCACCGCCGACAGCTTCATCAAGACCTACCCGCGCCACCCCGACGTCGATTACGCCTACTACCTGCGCGGTCTCGCCAACTTCGGCCAGACCAGCGCCATCCTCGACAGCATCGCCCGCATCGATCCGTCGCGGCGCGACCCGCGCGCCGCGCTCGAGTCCTTCCAGCACTTCGCCGAACTGGTCAAGCGCTATCCCGACAGCCGCTACGCGCCGGACGCGGTGCAGCGCATGGTGCACCTGAAAAACTATCTCGCCAAGCACGAGATGTTCGTCGCCGACTATTACATGCAGCGCGGCGCCTGGGTCGCGGCAGCCAACCGCGCCAGGTACGTCATCGAGACCTATCCGCAGACCGGCTCGGTGCCGCACGCCCTCGCCGTGATGGCCGAGGCCTACGACCGCCTCGGCCTGGACGACCTCGCGGCCGGGGCGCGCCGCGTGCTGGAACTCAATCCGCCCGCCGAAGCGGGCCAGGACGGCTGA
- a CDS encoding nitroreductase family protein, with protein MWDFFETVRHRHSVRKYRAGGAIEREKLHAVLEAACAAPSAGDLQSYRIYVVENAELRRRPAGGGRRGGGGAAGRRRGPARGPTAPACLVFCADTGRAAEQYGERGRALFALQDATIAAAYAQLAVVAAGLGSTWVGAFDAAEVARVLGLETGLQPIALLSVGYPAELPPPTPRRPLDEVVRHLP; from the coding sequence ATGTGGGATTTCTTTGAGACGGTGCGCCACCGCCACTCGGTGCGCAAATACCGCGCCGGCGGGGCGATCGAGCGGGAAAAGCTGCACGCCGTGCTGGAAGCGGCCTGCGCGGCACCGTCCGCCGGCGACCTGCAGTCCTACCGCATCTACGTGGTGGAGAACGCGGAGCTGCGCCGGCGCCCGGCGGGGGGGGGGCGGCGGGGGGGGGGGGGGGCGGCCGGGCGGCGCCGGGGGCCGGCCCGGGGGCCGACGGCGCCGGCCTGCCTGGTGTTCTGCGCCGATACCGGGCGCGCGGCGGAACAGTACGGGGAGCGCGGACGCGCGCTGTTCGCCCTGCAGGACGCGACCATCGCAGCGGCCTATGCCCAGCTTGCGGTCGTGGCGGCGGGACTCGGCTCGACCTGGGTCGGCGCCTTCGACGCGGCGGAGGTGGCGCGCGTGCTGGGGCTGGAAACGGGGCTGCAGCCGATTGCGCTGCTCAGCGTGGGGTATCCCGCCGAGCTGCCGCCGCCCACGCCGCGCCGGCCGCTCGACGAGGTCGTCCGCCACCTCCCCTGA
- a CDS encoding P-II family nitrogen regulator, producing MKKVEAVIKPFKLDDVREALSEIGIAGMTVTEVKGFGRQKGHTELYRGAEYVVDFLPKIKVEVVVDDDQVETCIDAITKAARTGNIGDGKIFVTEVLKVLRIRTGETGSDAI from the coding sequence ATGAAGAAGGTAGAGGCGGTGATCAAGCCGTTCAAGCTGGACGATGTGCGCGAGGCGCTGTCGGAAATCGGCATCGCCGGCATGACGGTGACCGAGGTCAAGGGTTTCGGCCGCCAGAAGGGTCACACCGAGCTGTATCGCGGCGCCGAGTACGTGGTGGATTTCCTGCCCAAGATCAAGGTGGAGGTGGTGGTGGACGACGACCAGGTCGAGACCTGCATCGACGCCATCACCAAGGCGGCGCGCACCGGCAACATCGGTGACGGCAAGATTTTCGTGACCGAGGTGCTGAAGGTGTTGCGCATCCGCACCGGCGAGACCGGTTCGGACGCCATCTGA
- a CDS encoding NAD+ synthase → MSESLRIAMAQLDFLVGDVAGNAGRMIAAAARARAELAADCVVFPELALTGYPPEDLLLRPALIERVRAGLERIARETRGIDVIVGYPRLYQERLYNAASLLRDGAVVASYHKQLLPNYSVFDEKRYFVAGADPCVVPIRGIPVGLTVCEDIWQPGPVEQCVGAGARLIININASPFHLGKRAERETALRARVLATRVPMLYLNLVGGQDELVFDGESFVMDAAGAVTQRMQAWEQGLVPAEFSLDAAGRVAPLPGAVAAPLADEAALYRALVLGVRDYVDKNRFSGAVIGLSGGIDSALTLAIAVDALGAARVEAVMMPSRYTADMSREDAQAEAAALGVDYRVIPIEPAFEAFLAMLREEFAGTRADTTEENIQARCRGVILMAISNKKGKIVLTTGNKSELAVGYATLYGDMAGGFAPIKDVPKTLVYRLARYRNALGAVIPERVFERPPTAELAPNQKDEDSLPPYPVLDAILERYVEKDMGVEQIVAEGYDAGTVRRCVAMVNRNEYKRRQAPPGVRISRRAFGRDRRYPITSGFEDANGAPRDKQSSNQG, encoded by the coding sequence GTGAGTGAATCCTTGCGCATCGCAATGGCGCAGCTCGACTTTCTGGTAGGCGACGTGGCGGGCAACGCCGGGCGCATGATCGCGGCCGCGGCCCGGGCGCGGGCCGAGCTCGCGGCCGATTGCGTGGTGTTCCCCGAACTCGCGCTGACCGGCTATCCCCCCGAGGACCTGCTGCTGCGCCCGGCCCTGATCGAGCGGGTGCGCGCCGGGCTGGAGCGCATCGCGCGGGAGACGCGCGGCATCGACGTGATCGTCGGCTATCCGCGCCTGTACCAGGAGCGCCTCTACAACGCAGCCTCGCTGCTGCGCGACGGGGCGGTCGTCGCGTCCTACCACAAGCAGCTGCTGCCGAACTACAGCGTGTTCGACGAGAAGCGCTATTTCGTCGCGGGCGCGGATCCCTGCGTGGTGCCGATCAGGGGCATACCGGTCGGCCTGACAGTGTGCGAGGACATCTGGCAGCCCGGGCCGGTCGAGCAGTGCGTCGGCGCCGGCGCGCGGCTGATCATCAACATCAACGCCTCGCCGTTCCATCTCGGCAAGCGCGCCGAGCGCGAGACCGCGCTGCGTGCGCGCGTGCTCGCCACGCGCGTTCCGATGCTCTACCTCAACCTGGTCGGCGGCCAGGACGAGCTGGTGTTCGACGGCGAATCCTTCGTGATGGACGCCGCGGGCGCGGTGACGCAGCGCATGCAGGCCTGGGAGCAGGGGCTTGTCCCGGCGGAGTTCAGTCTCGACGCTGCGGGACGCGTCGCCCCGCTGCCCGGCGCCGTCGCCGCCCCGCTCGCCGACGAGGCCGCGCTGTACCGCGCCCTCGTGCTCGGCGTGCGCGACTATGTCGACAAGAACCGCTTCTCCGGGGCGGTGATCGGGCTGTCGGGCGGGATTGATTCGGCCCTGACGCTCGCCATCGCCGTCGACGCCCTCGGTGCCGCGCGCGTGGAGGCGGTGATGATGCCGTCGCGCTATACCGCGGACATGAGCCGGGAGGACGCGCAGGCCGAGGCCGCCGCGCTCGGCGTCGACTACCGTGTGATACCGATCGAGCCCGCCTTCGAGGCCTTCCTCGCCATGCTGCGCGAGGAGTTCGCCGGAACGCGCGCCGACACCACCGAGGAGAACATCCAGGCGCGCTGCCGCGGCGTCATCCTGATGGCGATTTCCAACAAGAAGGGTAAAATCGTGCTCACCACCGGCAACAAGAGCGAACTCGCGGTCGGCTACGCGACGCTCTACGGTGACATGGCGGGCGGCTTCGCACCGATCAAGGACGTGCCGAAGACGCTGGTCTACCGGCTGGCGCGCTACCGCAACGCGCTGGGCGCGGTGATCCCGGAGCGGGTGTTCGAGCGGCCGCCGACGGCGGAGCTCGCGCCGAACCAGAAGGACGAGGACAGCCTGCCGCCCTATCCGGTGCTCGATGCGATCCTCGAGCGCTATGTCGAGAAGGACATGGGCGTGGAGCAGATCGTCGCCGAGGGCTACGATGCCGGCACCGTCAGGCGCTGCGTTGCGATGGTCAACCGCAACGAGTACAAACGCCGGCAGGCGCCGCCCGGCGTACGCATCTCGCGCCGCGCCTTCGGGCGCGACCGGCGCTACCCGATCACCTCGGGGTTCGAGGATGCCAACGGGGCGCCGCGGGACAAGCAGTCATCGAACCAGGGATAG
- a CDS encoding MFS transporter produces MTAVERRAALSLAAIFSFRMLGMFMILPVFSLYASETFGAVEPVLIGLAIGAYGLSQAVLQVPFGMLSDRLGCKPVIAFGLVIFALGSVMAASADSISGIILGRVVQGCGAIAAAVMALAADLTREEHRTKAMAMIGISIGLSFALSLAAGPVLNHWIGVPGIFWLTALLALVGIALLYLVVPDPARHRPHRDTGAVPGFFGQVLRDPQLRRLDGGIFALHCILTASFVALPFALRDFAGVEISRHGYVYLPVLLVALAVMVPLVVIAEKRRRLKEVFLSAVAGIALAELGLAFFHHSLAAIVALLLLFFVAFNVLEALLPSLIAKFAPADKKGTAMGVYSTSQFLGAFTGGVAGGMLYGQGGIGAVFGFCALAATLWWLWARTMAPPRYLSSYMISMGEGRKNGPSAEAARREHELLALPGVAEAVVVMEEGVAYLKVDSREVDYARLDRLAAEWAAGGAMNS; encoded by the coding sequence ATGACGGCCGTCGAGCGCCGCGCCGCGCTGTCGCTGGCCGCGATCTTTTCCTTCCGAATGCTCGGCATGTTCATGATCCTGCCGGTGTTCTCGCTCTACGCCTCGGAGACCTTCGGCGCGGTCGAGCCGGTACTGATCGGCCTGGCCATCGGCGCCTACGGGCTGTCGCAGGCCGTGCTGCAGGTTCCGTTCGGCATGCTGTCCGACCGCCTCGGCTGCAAGCCGGTGATCGCCTTCGGCCTGGTCATCTTCGCGCTCGGCAGTGTGATGGCCGCCAGCGCCGATTCCATCTCCGGCATCATCCTCGGCCGCGTGGTGCAGGGCTGCGGCGCCATCGCCGCGGCGGTGATGGCGCTCGCCGCCGACCTCACGCGCGAGGAGCACCGCACCAAGGCGATGGCGATGATCGGCATCAGCATCGGCCTGTCGTTCGCGCTCTCGCTCGCGGCCGGCCCGGTCCTGAACCACTGGATCGGCGTACCCGGCATCTTCTGGCTGACCGCGCTGCTCGCCCTCGTCGGCATCGCCCTGCTGTACCTGGTGGTGCCCGATCCGGCGCGCCACCGTCCGCACCGCGACACCGGCGCGGTGCCGGGATTCTTCGGCCAGGTGCTGCGCGACCCGCAACTGCGGCGCCTCGACGGCGGCATCTTCGCCCTCCATTGCATCCTCACCGCGAGCTTCGTCGCGCTGCCGTTCGCGCTGCGCGATTTCGCCGGGGTCGAGATATCCCGCCACGGCTACGTCTATCTCCCGGTGCTGCTCGTCGCGCTGGCGGTGATGGTGCCGCTGGTGGTGATCGCGGAAAAGCGCCGGCGGCTGAAGGAGGTGTTCCTGTCCGCCGTGGCCGGCATCGCGCTGGCCGAGCTCGGCCTCGCCTTCTTCCACCATTCGCTGGCCGCGATCGTCGCCCTGCTGCTGCTGTTCTTCGTCGCCTTCAATGTGCTGGAGGCGCTGCTGCCCTCGCTGATCGCAAAGTTCGCCCCGGCGGACAAGAAGGGCACCGCGATGGGGGTCTACTCGACCTCGCAGTTCCTCGGCGCCTTCACCGGAGGGGTGGCCGGCGGTATGCTCTACGGACAGGGCGGCATCGGGGCGGTGTTCGGCTTCTGCGCCCTGGCCGCCACCCTGTGGTGGCTGTGGGCGCGCACCATGGCGCCGCCGCGCTACCTCAGTAGCTATATGATTTCCATGGGGGAAGGCCGCAAGAACGGACCCTCCGCCGAGGCCGCGCGACGGGAGCACGAGCTGCTCGCCCTGCCCGGGGTGGCCGAGGCGGTTGTTGTGATGGAGGAGGGGGTGGCGTATCTTAAGGTGGACAGCCGCGAGGTGGACTACGCCCGGCTGGACCGGCTGGCAGCCGAGTGGGCCGCAGGCGGGGCGATGAATTCATAG